CACAGAACGCAGCTGTTCCTTCATAGACAAGGCATATGGCTGGGTCTACACCATGCTCCGGCATCCACATCCCTTCAGGTTTGTTCCAGTTTAAGGATAtacctcagctgctcttctgccCCATCATTTTGGGacagaaaaggcagcaaagacaaaaataaaccacTTGGCCAGAGTTCCTTAACAGCAAGAAACCCAGTTGTGGGTtgacaacaaaaagcagagcagatgaCAGCGGCAGCGCCCTGCAGGAAACCCATCAAACAGTCTGAACGTGGAAAGAGAAGGACAGCTCAGGGTGCGAGAGGCAAAAGACACGATTATTGCTGTGGCTGTGTTTCAAATGGAACCATCCAAAGCCGCCGCTGGCCCAGGCAGCTTCCTTCACATCTGTCTGTCTGCTcattcagcacagagcagcatcagTGCTGCTCGCCTCCCTTTAGAAGATATTCACAGCCCTGTGAGCCGCAGGTGGCAGAAGGAAGCACGTATTGCTGAAGGGGCCCTGACACGGCCCTCTGGAGCTCTGAGATCAacttgaatatatatatatataaagtgcAGAACATTCAAGCtttgggagaagaggcagagCTGCCTAAGGCAGAGAGGGGCGTACGGAGGCAGTTAGATGCaatggaagaggaggaggagaggcgGGGAGGAGGTGTAGTGAGCTAAAAGCACTGGCACTTGTGTGGGGGGGAGCACCTGCAATGCCTGTCACTGATGGGAGAAACCCAAGGAAGCAGCTGATTGTCAGGCAGCAACAAGCCAGGATGGCCACTGCGGGACTCACTTCTACCCCAGAAATTGAAGTCTTTGCATCTGAGACATACAGAGGGAGGAGGAACATAAAGATGCAGGTAGAGAGGTGCAAAACCCCAAATAGCTCCCTATTAGGGACAAGCACACGTAGGAACTAATGGCTCATGGCTGCTATCTTCCAGAGTAACACATCCTCCTGTTAATATGACAGTCTGCAAGCTAGACGTGACCAAATATTGTCACTGGCAGAGATGCCAAGTCTCCTTTTAAGCTGATACCTCTTACTTCTGTCAGCCTCAGGCTTTGAGTGTGACACAATACTGCCTTAATCCAGCTGCATCTGGTCTTCTAATACCTGCCACACCTTCCCTCATTATCACCTCCTCTATCTACATCTGCTACTTGATGGGGCTGTCCACGCAGCACAAGCTGCCCATAGGGATGGGAAGGCTCTGCTGACTGCTTTAATACAGACTCACCTGGTTCAAATTAGCAGGCAAGCAGAACAGAGAGCCGGCCAAGCTGCATTACAGTCAGCTGAGAACTGGATTTCAGAGCCTTTTCTCATAGGGAACTGCCATTGTTCTATTGTAAAAGGCACAATTTTTCAGTCATGGCATATGCTGAagtaaggaaagagaaaagaacacaaaggtCAAAACAAATCCAATAACTTTTGGATatctgcagcagggagaagaggcCCTACATGCTGAGACAGCTTAAGTCCCACATCAGCTGATCctctgcctgcactgggcaCTTTCTAGCCAAAATACTGACACAAGAAGAGGTTTCTAtgcccttccccagcacctCCAAACCAAAAGCTGTGCTGTACTGCAATGTAGCTGGGAGCACCGCTCACCAATCCCACACCAACACCGTCTATTACATCAAGCAACACAGAGGCCTTCATACAGTCACTCCAAGTTAGCAAGAAGCATTCGACTCCCGAGGGAGTTGGCCTAGCATTCCTAGGGGTGGGCCCAGAGACATGATACTGGCGTGGAGGTGTGATACAAATCTAGCTGTTCTGGCACTAATACTGGCTTGAAAGTGATCCGCGTTGATTACTGGATTGCTAGCTTTCACAGAATGTGGTTTGCATGTGTTTGGTGGATGTCTGACCTAACGGGACATCATGCATAGAGGTGGCTGGGCAGCCAGACATCCTTTGCACACTAGCTTCGGTCCATATGGCGTTTTCCTGTTGCATTGAGAATGACAACATAAAGTCAATGATAGGGGGCTGCCAGTGGAAAGCAATTCCTGCAGATGCAGAAAAGGAGTGTAATACTGATCAGAAAATCCAGCTGTGGTTTCTGCATACAGGAATATCCCAGGCACACTGGTACCAGCCCGCCCGGTGATGGGTTGGGTGCTGTGCAAgacctcctgcagcactgatgaTGCACAAACCATTACTGGCCCTCCTCTGCGAGTTCAGTTTGGGACTGGATCTCTAAGGCAGCATCACAACCCTGCATGCAGAGAAGGaaccagcacagctcacagtcAGGCAGTGATGTTGGCTTGAGTCTTTGCAGCCTctgactgcagcactgtggcTTTGTCTACTGCCTCTTACTGCACCAGGTACTGACACAAAGAGGAGCCAGCTGTTCAGATTGAGCCTTCCTTTGTGGGTACAACATATGgggcaggaagggaaggaggcatccagcagcagccccttccccagctGCCCTGCTGAGCAGACTTACTAGACAACAACATGCTGGTAGACTCTTACTGAGCTAGGCATCCCCAGTTCTGTCAGCCAGTTTAATGCTGTCCATCAGCCAGAGCACACCACTTCAGAGAAGAGCCTGTGGAAGAGTGtaggcagaagagcagcaggatgaaGACAAGGGCAATCTGCCTGGTTTCCAGCTCTCAAATGTTCATGGACCACTTAAAGCACTGGTAGGATGAATGCCTGAGAAGATGCCACTTGGTTATGACAGGAAGCTCAGGAAGCATCTGCCTCCTGAGAAAGGCTCTGCTCCTCCCCATAGGGTGAATGACAGCCCACCACCCTACAGCTCCCTGGAGCCAGAGCTGGGATAAACTTAGCTTGGGAAGGAGCAGATAACCATTCCTGCTAAACTCTGCGAACAGAAGCCACTGGAGAAGCCCTCTTTAAGAGGAGGGGGGAGTGCAGGGATGTTTGCAGCGTGTTTACTGGAAGTGCCTTAGGCAAGTGATCCTGGTCTCTGCCCGGAGGTTACTTGGTCTTGGTCTCCCCCAGCGGGATCTGGAGGAGTGTGGGAGACTGCTCCATGATGCGCACCAGCAGCTGGTCAATGTAATTCTCCAGTTCTTGGATGTGCTCCTCCTTCTTACtcagctccttctctctctgcagTAGGAGCTGGATGAGTTCATCATGGGTCAAGTGATAATACTTGGCTGACTGGTCCAACGTGGTGGGATCCTGCGGCAGAAACCAAGGGGAACATTCAGCaagttgaaagaaaagcactgctcCCTTTACTCCCTTTAGCATTTGCAAGGTGCAGCAATACACCAAAGTATTCGGTGTTTACTACATCTGTCACCTCCAAATCCTACCTGATAAGCCTGGAACAATCCTGCATTACAAAGCAGCAACTGTCCAGACATCTGCCCACTGCAGCCTGGATGTACTCCATGGAGCTAGAAGGGACCACGGAGCCCTCCCACAAAGCAGATTAATCAACAGGGTTTCCCCAAAGACTATTTCATCAAACCTCAACAAATGAAAGCTAAAGGCACAGAGACAACAGAACCCACCAGCCTGCCATAACAAGACCTTCCATTAGCTGCTTCCCCACTCCTCCATCATGGAGGACAGGGAGAGAGTGGAATTAAGAGCCAAAAAATCCCTCAGGATGAAAGCCCTCGGGGAGTCTGGTCACCCTATGGCAAGACCCCATCCCACATCCTCCAACACCATTTTTCTCCATCTCCAACCCCACAAGCAGGTGAGAAGCCAGCCCTCACCCCCAGCACACGGCTCCTACCTTTACCTTCTTTGGGTCTGTTTTCTCCAGGTGTGATGAGGGGGCCACAGGCTGAACGCTGCCCGTGGTGACCGTCTTCAGCTTCTCCAGGCCGTTGCTCAATGCTGTGCTCAGACTGgatttgttctgctgctgcttctcactggAGACCTCCTGCACCACAGCACTGATGGGTTTCACCGGGTGAGGACTGAGGAGGACAAGGTTGGATAATTAATGCCCTGCCAAGCAGGGAGCAACTGGCTGTCCCTATGGCTTTTAGGGGTCTGGGACTCACTTATTGAATTCAGTCAGCTTCACACAGTTAAATTGTGTTTGTATTGCTCAAAGCCTGACTTCTCCAGAGAGAGAACAGTCAATGCCTTGCAGTGCTCCATGGCACTGTTACCAGCCAGAGATGTGATCTGCACGATTACAATACCTCAGCCAAGCATGTGTCCAAGGGGCTCAAAAGCCCCATGctcatgctgtgctgctcaaGCCACTCCTGAGTGCTGTGGGTCAAAACTCCTGGCTGCCAGGAGTTGGCATAGCCAGGGGAAATTTAACTCAGATCCAAAGGAATCAGGGGCTGCTACAGCCACTGCCCAGTGGCCATATCTTTGGTCATCCATATTCCTTGGGTTTTGCGTCACACTTCGTCCAGAAGACTGAATcaagtgtttgcttttcagcatgATGGAAAGAGAAGTGACCTGATGCTACCTTCCTGCAAGACCCGCAAGCTGCACTTGGATAGAAAGACCTTAAAATGCACCTAGGACCTCCATGAAGCAGCAGGCACCCTGTGAAGGCTTCTCATGCCAAACCTCTGTAGGGGGGAAGGGGGTGTTGTGCCCACAGGAGCTcagctctgaagaaaaagaaaggcaagcaCAGCCTCTATTAACACACACGGACTTCAGAAATCCATGGAAGGAAGAGCACTCACAGTTGATGCATGAGCTGCCAGCCAGGCTGACAGACCCCTCTCAAGCCCAGCTTGTGCTGTAACCACATCTGCACTGTAATGCAGTTCCTAAAGCAGAGCAGTGGCTCTCAGCCCCAACTCTGAGCTGACAGGTGTGGCTGGACAGAGGTAGCAGCACTGCATACGGCATCAGCTGGATGGCCCAAGTCCCCAGGGCTGGTGTGCTTGTGCCTTGCTAGCAGTGACAGGTGAGGATGTGTGACCTCCCCATCATGCTGACAGGGAGAAGTTCTCTTCATATCTAAAGCAGTCTTCAACCACAATGATGCCTCCCCTGCCTCCCTTCTCAGAGAGTCCAGCAGTGACACCAACCAGCTCTAACACCCCGTATAAGAGGTGTCCAGGTGCACAGACAAAGCCCAGATGGATCCGCTGAGACATCGGACCTCCCTCCATCCACCGGCTGATGGATGCCAACTTGAAAGCAGAATCAGTCGCTCACACCAACAGACTGCTCAGTCCACCACTGCGCCAAGTGACCATAGATCTATGAAGAAAATTCATGCCTTTGGGATGAAACATCTCCAGATGAGGGAGACACAGCCCTGGCATTTCTTCCAGCCATCTCCTGAGCACACCTTGCTGCATCATAGCATTGCTCCCAGCGATGCTCCCAAGGTCACTGCTGAGTGCAGGAAAAATCAGGGTGGAATTTCCCTACAGCACCATAGGAATTAAGTCTTTTTATCTTCCTATTAAAATGCTTCTCACAGAAAGCAAGGCAACAAAGGACAAATGCAAGGCAcatgcagcacacagcaagTGGGGGCCAGCCCTGCTTGTAGAAAGGCCTTACAGAAGGAAAGGGGACAAATGAagtgggagcagcagctcctctccctAATCTATTTCTGAATGTGGCAAACCACTCTCTGAGCACCGAGCTCTCCACAAAAACTACATTCAGATTGCAAAGACTGACACACGATTTCACCCGAAACCAAGAACAAAGACAATTCTGCTGCCCTCTCGCTGCATACCAGCGATGCTCCCAACCCTGTCACATAAACCCACCACAGTTTATCACACAACAGCTCCGCCTTTATCTGATGGAGGATAACAACACTTCTGTCCCAGCCAAACCTTTAAGCCTGCTCTAGGTTTGAagccttccttttttccttccacttctCTGATGCCAAATCTTTTTCTACATGTCACTGACTGTTCTAGTAGGAGATGCATCTAAGTGCCACCATGGGGACCAAAAAAATGGCCCTTCCACATTGTTTCTCTGCCCCCGTGACAATTAGTGGCATCTCCCcaagaggttcaggttggatattaggaaaaatatcttctccaaaagagcagtcaggcactggcacagctgcccaggggttcaccatccctggaggtgctcagaaccaaggagatgtggcactgagggacgtgtTCAATGGGCACGGTGGGATGATTTGGGGTTGGGACGTGGGATCTTAGAGATCTCCTCCAACCTTAGGGATCCTACAATTTCATGACTCAGCACCTTCCGCAGATAAAACAGTAACTCTTCTAAGATTCTTGAATCCCAGCAGCACGTATCCGAAGCATCCACGTTTACACAGGCAGAGGAACCAGAGCAGAGATGTCCCAAGACTTCTCGGACGTGTAGCAAGACAAAGGCCAGCACTGACATGATGATCAGCTCTTTAGACCCAAGCCCACTTCTTTCCCACAAGCCGGACAGACCTTGGGTAGATGCACAGCCCAAAAGTTGGCGTGGAGGTGACAGGCTGACAGTTGGATGCGGTCATgctaaaggtctcttccaacctttaatgattctatgactctactGACAGAGAATCCTGGGATTACACTTTGCTCGTTGCCTAAATTTACCCTTTGGAATAACAGGACACTTCTCTTTCCATGAAACATTAACAAAGATCTGGCTATCTGCAGATTTTGACCAAGGTGATCTGCCAGAGAATGAATAACCCAGTTCAGAAGGATTTAAAAACCCGACTCAATAAAAGGAAtcagagcacacagagccacCACACGCCATGCCCTTAACACTGCATCTTTGCTTCACTGCGTTCCTACAGCAAAAGACAGACCTGGGAGGAAGAAATAAACCCTTCCTTCTTCTGACACACCATCACAGCGTGTCCTTCTCATCACCCTGGAAGTGAAATCCCCAGGGCATCTTGGCAGAAGGGAATGGAGAATGGCGTTTTGACACCGCCTTGTTGAAACTATGGGGTTTTATCTTTGGCTACAGAGATTTTAGTACCTGGTTTTTAGTACCTGGTggttgttggaaaaaaaaaaagaagaaaccaaaGCTGAATTaatgaaaagggaaggggaatAGCTGTGCACATGCCACGAGGGGACTCATGAGAGCATTAACAGCTGGAAGCTCTCCTGGCAGCCATGGAAGAGGCACCTATTTTGCAAGCACAGGGAAGATGACGCAGCCAAAATTCGCACTGGATGCAATTTTGTTGCTGCTGGATTTTCCCTGGGGCAGATCTTGGACGTGTCAAACCTTTTGCCCTCGTTTAGAGCAAAGAGGGGACACCAGTGGTTGTTCCCCACCATGATCCAAGAGAGCCAAGGCTTCCAGACTCTCAGGGAGCACAGTTACCATTCAGCATGGGAAGGTGAGGAAAGGACCttcagcactgtgcagagcatCCTCCTcagaaccagcacagccagagctgaGGTCCCTGatcagagcagaagggagacaGGGTTAAGCCTCTACCAAATACACACCCTTCACACCTTCCCCGGAGAGCTCACCTGGTCGTCTGCTGGAAAAAGGGCTTCTCAGCTGGCTGTGTCTCCCTGGGCAAAACCACGAGTGCTGAAGCTTGTGTGTCACCGGACTGCGGCaaagggcagggctgggctgcggCATGGCTGGTCGCGGCAGGGGAGGGGAAATCAAACTGCTCGGGGTTAGTCACAGCCACAGGGAAAGGGGTGGAGAAGGCCAAGGGCTGGCTGTCATGCAGGGAAGGATTGCCTAGCGGGTCTCTGAGGGGGTTAGTGGGCTGGATGCCTTGCTGAATAGCTTCCCCATGGAGCTGGGGGGAGCTGAAGCCCTGAGCGAACCGTTCAGGCAGCCCAGCCTCGATGGGAAAGGCATCTGCTGGCTCTTCCACAAAGGGATTTGTGGGGGCAATAGGGCTGACAGCCAGAGCAAAGGGATTGCCCGGGCTCACAGCATCCTGCTCACTCCTCTCCTCTGTTCTATTTGGCTTCCAGAATTCCACCTTCTTGAAGTCTATCCCTGTGGGCAGCTGGCCCTGCTCTGTCTGATGGGGACAGCCCACCGCCGGACCCTCACCCTGGTCCTGTTCTGGCGCTAACCTGTGCGAGCGGCTCAACGCCTCCTGCTCCTCCAACGCTGTCCAGAAGGTCTCAGGTAGGCCTGAGTCTGTCCTGGAGGACAGGTCTGCTGCTGACACATGGAGCTTCTCAGGGCACGGCTCCTGCCCTGGGGCTATGGATGGCTCTGCGCTGAGGCTGAGCTGTGACACAGGAGACAAAGCTGGCTGACTCAAGCTCCCCGCAGCACCCGACAGGGTGAGCTCATCCACAGAGAACCTGGAGGGGCAGGTCTCAAAGTGTTCGGCTGCATCCATCCCATTCATCTCCAGTGGCTCTTCCCCCAAGGAGGTGTCCCCTCTGGCCTCCACATCGGCAGTATCCTCATGCACAGCTGTGCTAGGCGCTGGGGCAGCCGTGTCACCACTCGGATGGCTACGTGGTTTCTCCAGGCCCTCctcaccttcctgctgctcctccccaCCTCGCTGCCTTGCCGTTGGGTCACTAATGTCCACACTGTCCCCTCTGCCGCACGCAGTCGTGAACCACCGCGGAGGTTTGGGAGGTGGCATGACCTCCTCCTTCCCTTGCACACCCGTCCATGGAGAAAGGACAGCATCAGAGCCCGTCTTGACATGGCCCTCACCAGCCTCCAGCCGCATGCTGGCCTGCAGCCGGTACACTGAGCTTCTGATGTCAAACATCTCCCCGCCATcatcctgcagctccttccccatGTCAGAGGCCGCAGGGAAGCGCCCTGCAGCCATGTCCTGCAGCACCCGTGGGGGCACGGCAGCCACGTTGCTGCCCAGTATTGTTTCTGATGTGTTTTCAGAGCTGAAGGTGCTTTGGGGAAGGACATGAGGAGTGCTTTTCGTTTCAAAGGTGCCCTGGCTGTGGAAGGATCGCTGCCCAAATGCGCTCCCCTGGCCAATGCTCTGGGTGCTCTCGGAGGGATCGGGCTCAGTTTCAGTGGCAATGGTCATCCAGCCATTCTCCCCTACACTCGACGTTTCCTCCTCGTTACTGTCCTGTTCTTCCTCGGCACAATTATCAGCACTCAGCAGGGTGgaagcctccttttcccctggatttccagatgacagtgaGGCAGCCCAAACCATCGGtgtgctgctcttcctcctcctcgccGCCGACCCTGCAGACACGGGGCTCAGCACATCCTCTATCACAGTCGCTTCCTGGGTCGTGCTCACCAGGTTTGCCCCAACATCCAAACCAGAGAAATTCGTCCAAGACCGCAGAGCTGGGGGCATTTCGCTGCTGATTTGCGACTCGGCCTTTTCAAAGCCCTTGGTCTCTTCCTCAGGATCTGGCTCGGCTGACCGTTCCGTGGGGCTGGCGGCATCAGGATCATCGATGAAAGCCATGCCCTCCGCTGC
This DNA window, taken from Excalfactoria chinensis isolate bCotChi1 chromosome 4, bCotChi1.hap2, whole genome shotgun sequence, encodes the following:
- the RAB11FIP5 gene encoding rab11 family-interacting protein 5 isoform X1 translates to MALLRAAALPADGPPAWLPTHVQVTVVRARGLRCKGGGGVGGKAGSSDAYTIIQLGREKYCTSVAEKSGGCPEWKEECAFELPHTEAGAEVDLLLTVMHRALVGMDRFLGMARVPLRAEGLQGRAAEERWHKLHSKPGKKEKERGEIQVSIQFTRNNLTASMFDLSMKDKPRSPFGKLKDKMKGKKKYDLESASAIIPSSMGALDMEDDYDVGGKKSKVKGFFLKNKLRKSSLTQSNTSLGSDSTISSASLGMATSGPEVTRSPSRHSSLSTERSVKDFLPSPKLTHKRAFSDDVSQVSPVLEPKAIHSLKPKTDPVSRSSLCINGSHVYSDEPTPRSPVPTPQGSAPLPVPKRPEEGFGFIPIHTDPHEVPWGAGSSERTQQRDELRFIPSPPSLVLQEELKVSTKAVTLSNHLGRARMEENSRLENKPTQVATPMVFSAEVTKEKQAEEMRKEEKKSKGGLFHKSDAGSRGQGERTGASHGPAAAGDDRSKAGGWFGSKEPKDSPQKPSFPSEPHTSTEVAGSLCSSEDCSPSASLRLKDPERESPDKSVGVPVPETTPPSHADPPPPDEEPAASPPPLSEWDETFDAFATSRLRPDPKKEDFFASVAAEGMAFIDDPDAASPTERSAEPDPEEETKGFEKAESQISSEMPPALRSWTNFSGLDVGANLVSTTQEATVIEDVLSPVSAGSAARRRKSSTPMVWAASLSSGNPGEKEASTLLSADNCAEEEQDSNEEETSSVGENGWMTIATETEPDPSESTQSIGQGSAFGQRSFHSQGTFETKSTPHVLPQSTFSSENTSETILGSNVAAVPPRVLQDMAAGRFPAASDMGKELQDDGGEMFDIRSSVYRLQASMRLEAGEGHVKTGSDAVLSPWTGVQGKEEVMPPPKPPRWFTTACGRGDSVDISDPTARQRGGEEQQEGEEGLEKPRSHPSGDTAAPAPSTAVHEDTADVEARGDTSLGEEPLEMNGMDAAEHFETCPSRFSVDELTLSGAAGSLSQPALSPVSQLSLSAEPSIAPGQEPCPEKLHVSAADLSSRTDSGLPETFWTALEEQEALSRSHRLAPEQDQGEGPAVGCPHQTEQGQLPTGIDFKKVEFWKPNRTEERSEQDAVSPGNPFALAVSPIAPTNPFVEEPADAFPIEAGLPERFAQGFSSPQLHGEAIQQGIQPTNPLRDPLGNPSLHDSQPLAFSTPFPVAVTNPEQFDFPSPAATSHAAAQPCPLPQSGDTQASALVVLPRETQPAEKPFFQQTTSPHPVKPISAVVQEVSSEKQQQNKSSLSTALSNGLEKLKTVTTGSVQPVAPSSHLEKTDPKKVKDPTTLDQSAKYYHLTHDELIQLLLQREKELSKKEEHIQELENYIDQLLVRIMEQSPTLLQIPLGETKTK
- the RAB11FIP5 gene encoding rab11 family-interacting protein 5 isoform X2, producing the protein MALLRAAALPADGPPAWLPTHVQVTVVRARGLRCKGGGGVGGKAGSSDAYTIIQLGREKYCTSVAEKSGGCPEWKEECAFELPHTEAGAEVDLLLTVMHRALVGMDRFLGMARVPLRAEGLQGRAAEERWHKLHSKPGKKEKERGEIQVSIQFTRNNLTASMFDLSMKDKPRSPFGKLKDKMKGKKKYDLESASAIIPSSMGALDMEDDYDVGGKKSKVKGFFLKNKLRKSSLTQSNTSLGSDSTISSASLGMATSGPEVTRSPSRHSSLSTERSVKDFLPSPKLTHKRAFSDDVSQVSPVLEPKAIHSLKPKTDPVSRSSLCINGSHVYSDEPTPRSPVPTPQGSAPLPVPKRPEEGFGFIPIHTDPHEVPWGAGSSERTQQRDELRFIPSPPSLVLQEELKVSTKAVTLSNHLGRARMEENSRLENKPTQVATPMVFSAEVTKEKQAEEMRKEEKKSKGGLFHKSDAGSRGQGERTGASHGPAAAGDDRSKAGGWFGSKEPKDSPQKPSFPSEPHTSTEVAGSLCSSEDCSPSASLRLKDPERESPDKSVGVPVPETTPPSHADPPPPDEEPAASPPPLSEWDETFDAFATSRLRPDPKKEDFFASVAAEGMAFIDDPDAASPTERSAEPDPEEETKGFEKAESQISSEMPPALRSWTNFSGLDVGANLVSTTQEATVIEDVLSPVSAGSAARRRKSSTPMVWAASLSSGNPGEKEASTLLSADNCAEEEQDSNEEETSSVGENGWMTIATETEPDPSESTQSIGQGSAFGQRSFHSQGTFETKSTPHVLPQSTFSSENTSETILGSNVAAVPPRVLQDMAAGRFPAASDMGKELQDDGGEMFDIRSSVYRLQASMRLEAGEGHVKTGSDAVLSPWTGVQGKEEVMPPPKPPRWFTTACGRGDSVDISDPTARQRGGEEQQEGEEGLEKPRSHPSGDTAAPAPSTAVHEDTADVEARGDTSLGEEPLEMNGMDAAEHFETCPSRFSVDELTLSGAAGSLSQPALSPVSQLSLSAEPSIAPGQEPCPEKLHVSAADLSSRTDSGLPETFWTALEEQEALSRSHRLAPEQDQGEGPAVGCPHQTEQGQLPTGIDFKKVEFWKPNRTEERSEQDAVSPGNPFALAVSPIAPTNPFVEEPADAFPIEAGLPERFAQGFSSPQLHGEAIQQGIQPTNPLRDPLGNPSLHDSQPLAFSTPFPVAVTNPEQFDFPSPAATSHAAAQPCPLPQSGDTQASALVVLPRETQPAEKPFFQQTTSPHPVKPISAVVQEVSSEKQQQNKSSLSTALSNGLEKLKTVTTGSVQPVAPSSHLEKTDPKKDPTTLDQSAKYYHLTHDELIQLLLQREKELSKKEEHIQELENYIDQLLVRIMEQSPTLLQIPLGETKTK